A single genomic interval of Sebastes umbrosus isolate fSebUmb1 chromosome 11, fSebUmb1.pri, whole genome shotgun sequence harbors:
- the rbp5 gene encoding retinol-binding protein 5: MSKPDYSGTFHMVEQDNMEAYLAALDINFALRKIVCLLKPTKEITHDPATGAMKIRTLTTFKNFNMDFNIGQEFTEDLGPVDGRTCQTTVSWEGDNLLCVQRGEKEGRGWTHWLEGNKLHLEMRVEGVVAKQVFKKAE, translated from the exons atgtcTAAACCTGATTACTCTGGCACGTTTCATATGGTGGAGCAGGATAACATGGAGGCATACCTCGCAGCTTTAG atATTAATTTTGCCCTGAGGAAGATTGTGTGTCTGCTGAAGCCCACCAAAGAGATCACCCATGACCCGGCCACGGGGGCTATGAAGATACGCACTCTCACCACCTTCAAGAACTTCAACATGGACTTCAATATAGGACAGGAGTTCACTGAAGACCTGGGCCCAGTGGACGGGCGTACCTGTcag ACTACAGTGAGCTGGGAAGGAGACAACCTGCTTTGTGTACAGCGAGGCGAGAAGGAGGGACGAGGCTGGACACACTGGCTGGAGGGTAACAAGCTGCATTTG GAGATGAGGGTCGAAGGCGTCGTTGCCAAGCAAGTCTTCAAGAAGGCTGAGTGA